In Aestuariibaculum lutulentum, one DNA window encodes the following:
- a CDS encoding acyl-CoA dehydrogenase family protein codes for MKPDLFEAPDYYNLDELLTDEHKLVRDAARAWVKREVSPIIEEYAQKAEFPKQIINGLAEIGAFGPYIPVEYGGAGLDQISYGLIMQEIERGDSGVRSTASVQSSLVMYPIWKYGNETQREKYLPKLASGEWIGCFGLTEPDHGSNPGGMVTNFKDMGDHYLLNGAKMWISNAPFAQIAVVWAKDESGRIHGLIVERGMAGFTTPETHNKWSLRASATGELIFDNVKVPKENILPNKSGLGAPLGCLDSARYGIAWGAIGAAMDCYDTALRYSKERMQFGKPIGQFQLQQKKLAEMITEITKAQLLTWRLGVLRNEGKATSAQISMAKRNNVEMAITIAREARQMLGGMGITGEYSIMRHSMNLESVITYEGTHDIHLLITGLDITGLNAFK; via the coding sequence ATGAAGCCAGATTTATTTGAAGCTCCCGATTATTACAACTTAGACGAGCTATTAACCGATGAGCATAAATTAGTTCGCGATGCTGCCAGAGCCTGGGTAAAACGAGAAGTCTCTCCCATAATTGAAGAATACGCTCAAAAGGCAGAATTCCCAAAACAAATTATAAATGGTCTCGCCGAAATAGGTGCCTTTGGTCCTTACATACCCGTTGAATATGGCGGCGCTGGTTTAGATCAGATTTCATATGGTTTAATTATGCAGGAAATAGAACGCGGTGATTCTGGTGTGCGCAGTACGGCTTCTGTTCAATCGAGTTTAGTGATGTACCCCATCTGGAAATATGGTAACGAAACACAACGTGAAAAATACCTACCTAAACTGGCCAGTGGTGAATGGATAGGCTGCTTTGGTCTTACCGAGCCTGATCATGGAAGCAATCCGGGAGGCATGGTTACTAACTTCAAAGATATGGGAGACCATTATTTACTTAATGGCGCCAAAATGTGGATAAGCAACGCTCCTTTTGCACAAATTGCAGTCGTTTGGGCAAAAGATGAAAGCGGACGTATACATGGTTTAATCGTTGAGCGCGGTATGGCAGGTTTTACTACTCCGGAAACTCATAATAAATGGTCGCTTCGGGCCAGTGCTACCGGAGAGCTTATTTTTGATAATGTTAAAGTTCCTAAAGAAAATATACTTCCTAACAAATCCGGATTAGGCGCGCCGCTTGGCTGTCTGGATTCGGCAAGATATGGTATTGCATGGGGTGCTATTGGCGCGGCTATGGATTGCTATGACACTGCTTTGCGTTACAGTAAAGAACGCATGCAATTTGGCAAACCTATTGGTCAGTTTCAATTACAACAAAAGAAATTAGCCGAGATGATTACAGAAATAACAAAAGCACAATTACTCACTTGGCGATTAGGTGTTCTGCGTAATGAAGGAAAAGCTACGTCGGCACAAATATCTATGGCCAAGCGTAACAATGTGGAAATGGCTATTACCATTGCGCGCGAAGCCCGACAAATGTTAGGTGGTATGGGTATAACAGGTGAATATTCAATAATGAGGCACTCTATGAATTTAGAAAGTGTTATTACTTATGAAGGAACTCACGACATTCACCTTCTTATAACCGGATTGGATATTACAGGGCTAAATGCATTTAAATAA
- a CDS encoding MGMT family protein has translation MKPETLNFFDKVYEVARQIPYGRVTSYGAIATFLGAVRSARMVGYAMNGSAGKDVPAHRVVNRKGLLTGKQHFDGTNLMQQLLESEGIKVIDNQIQDFEEVFWNPSEEL, from the coding sequence ATGAAGCCTGAAACCCTGAATTTTTTCGACAAAGTTTATGAGGTTGCCAGACAAATTCCATACGGTAGAGTAACTAGTTACGGAGCGATAGCAACCTTTCTTGGTGCGGTCAGAAGTGCTAGAATGGTTGGTTATGCCATGAATGGTTCTGCAGGAAAAGATGTCCCGGCTCATCGCGTAGTGAATAGAAAGGGACTGTTAACAGGGAAACAACATTTTGATGGCACCAATTTAATGCAACAACTTTTGGAAAGCGAAGGCATAAAAGTGATTGATAATCAAATTCAGGATTTTGAAGAGGTATTTTGGAATCCTTCAGAAGAGTTGTAA
- a CDS encoding ferritin, producing MNTIVRKQMSIHPDVMDLLNNQIAMEMKASASYLAMASWCDQRELLNSKALFYKQAEEEREHAMKIFEFINDNGGAAISPNVTNVNNDFESLISIYETALEQEISVTQSIFKIFKAARNADDFITEVFLQWFISEQAEEEDTFRSILDIFGLMEGMPLKMIDERILTE from the coding sequence ATGAACACAATAGTTAGAAAACAAATGTCTATTCACCCGGACGTGATGGACTTATTAAATAATCAAATAGCGATGGAAATGAAAGCTTCTGCTTCATATCTGGCTATGGCATCTTGGTGCGATCAACGGGAATTGTTAAATAGTAAAGCTCTTTTTTACAAGCAAGCCGAAGAAGAAAGAGAACATGCTATGAAGATTTTCGAATTTATAAATGATAATGGAGGTGCTGCTATTTCGCCTAATGTTACCAATGTAAATAATGATTTTGAAAGCCTTATCTCTATTTACGAAACGGCATTAGAACAAGAAATAAGCGTAACACAATCCATTTTTAAAATATTTAAAGCTGCGAGAAATGCTGATGATTTTATAACTGAAGTATTTTTACAATGGTTTATTTCTGAACAAGCCGAAGAGGAAGATACGTTTAGAAGTATCTTAGATATTTTTGGACTAATGGAAGGGATGCCATTAAAGATGATTGATGAAAGAATTCTAACGGAATAG
- a CDS encoding tRNA1(Val) (adenine(37)-N6)-methyltransferase, protein MSNKPFKFKEFTINQDQCAMKVGTDGVLLGAWTSIENNPFSVLDIGAGTGIISLMLAQRSYAEVIDALEIDDLAYEQCVDNFEQSPWGDRLFCYHASLEEFADEIEDKYDLILSNPPFYSEDYKSENEQRDLARFSDAMPFEHLIESASKLLSENGEFCVIIPFKEEEQFIALASNYNLYPTKILNVKGNPNSDFKRSLLNFSFGNDNAKTIEKSVLTIETQRHQYTEDYINLTKDFYLKM, encoded by the coding sequence ATGTCTAATAAGCCATTCAAATTCAAAGAGTTTACTATTAATCAAGACCAATGCGCCATGAAGGTTGGCACCGACGGTGTCCTTTTAGGTGCCTGGACCTCAATAGAAAACAATCCGTTTTCGGTTTTAGACATTGGTGCAGGTACGGGTATTATTTCTCTAATGTTAGCGCAACGTAGTTATGCTGAAGTTATTGATGCCTTAGAAATTGATGATCTTGCTTATGAACAATGTGTTGATAATTTTGAACAATCGCCCTGGGGAGACCGCCTATTTTGCTACCACGCTTCATTGGAAGAATTTGCAGATGAAATTGAAGATAAATACGATTTGATTTTATCGAATCCGCCTTTTTATTCTGAAGATTATAAATCTGAAAATGAACAGCGTGATTTAGCGCGATTCAGTGATGCTATGCCTTTCGAGCATTTAATTGAAAGTGCGTCTAAATTACTTTCTGAAAACGGTGAATTTTGCGTCATCATTCCTTTTAAAGAAGAAGAACAGTTTATAGCACTAGCTTCTAATTACAATTTATATCCAACTAAAATTCTGAATGTAAAAGGCAACCCTAATTCTGATTTTAAACGTAGCCTTTTAAACTTTTCATTTGGCAATGACAATGCTAAAACCATAGAAAAATCGGTTTTAACTATTGAAACACAGCGCCACCAATACACCGAAGATTATATTAATCTGACAAAAGATTTCTACTTAAAAATGTAG
- a CDS encoding LysE family transporter, with product MNITVIFFLGLIISLVGVIPPGLLNMTAAKISLKEGHTRGIMFSVGVCVIVLVQTYIASVFAQYLSKHTDVVDILQRVAFVIFVLITIYFLFVAKKDPKEVAEIEMRSKRSRFFQGMFMSVINVFPIPYQAYMTITLASVGWLTFDQIDILTYVIGTGMGTFVMLYIYMFFFDKIKDKPITSQKSMNYLIGGITGIISIVTLINIIKEL from the coding sequence GTGAATATTACGGTTATCTTTTTTTTAGGCTTAATTATTTCGTTGGTGGGCGTGATTCCGCCAGGTTTGCTTAATATGACAGCTGCGAAAATTAGCCTTAAGGAAGGGCATACACGGGGTATCATGTTTTCGGTAGGGGTTTGTGTCATTGTTTTGGTACAAACCTACATTGCTTCAGTGTTTGCTCAATATTTAAGTAAGCATACCGATGTGGTTGATATTCTTCAGCGTGTGGCTTTTGTAATTTTCGTGTTAATAACCATTTACTTTTTGTTTGTCGCGAAAAAAGATCCAAAGGAAGTGGCAGAGATTGAAATGCGAAGCAAACGCAGTCGCTTTTTTCAGGGTATGTTTATGTCGGTAATCAATGTATTTCCAATTCCTTATCAGGCGTACATGACTATTACTCTGGCTTCTGTAGGTTGGTTAACTTTCGATCAGATTGATATTCTGACTTATGTCATTGGAACGGGGATGGGGACTTTTGTGATGCTGTATATCTACATGTTTTTCTTCGATAAAATAAAGGATAAACCTATTACCTCTCAAAAAAGTATGAACTATTTGATTGGCGGCATTACGGGAATTATTTCCATAGTAACACTAATCAACATTATTAAAGAGTTGTAA
- a CDS encoding c-type cytochrome: MKSKILLFAVVSMLAYSCNSRTEKKTTEMEVETIEQEPINLVERGEYLVDLGGCHHCHSPKVMTDHGPVPDSNRLLSGHPSDEVLPPYDKETAKGYALFSMGLTSTTGPWGTSFAANLTPDASGIGTWSEAQFFKAIREGKSKGLDGGRMLLPPMPWQDFAKLNDEDIRAIFTYLKSLPAVENVVPAPIPPAM, from the coding sequence ATGAAATCAAAAATTTTACTATTCGCCGTAGTGAGCATGCTCGCTTACTCCTGTAATTCTCGTACCGAGAAAAAAACGACAGAAATGGAAGTTGAAACCATAGAGCAAGAACCTATTAATCTTGTTGAACGTGGCGAATACCTTGTCGATTTAGGAGGATGCCACCATTGTCACTCACCAAAGGTTATGACAGATCATGGCCCTGTTCCAGATTCTAATCGTTTACTATCAGGTCACCCGTCCGATGAAGTCTTGCCTCCATATGATAAGGAAACCGCTAAAGGTTACGCACTCTTCTCTATGGGATTAACATCTACAACCGGTCCTTGGGGCACATCTTTTGCGGCTAATTTAACACCTGATGCAAGTGGTATTGGCACATGGAGTGAAGCGCAATTTTTCAAAGCTATACGTGAAGGTAAATCAAAAGGTCTGGATGGTGGCAGAATGCTGTTACCACCAATGCCATGGCAGGATTTTGCCAAACTTAACGATGAAGACATCAGGGCGATTTTCACGTACTTAAAAAGTCTACCAGCTGTTGAAAATGTGGTTCCTGCGCCAATTCCTCCCGCTATGTAA
- a CDS encoding PA2169 family four-helix-bundle protein, giving the protein MNSGRVFYKVNELLVFNSGVEKVYLEAYDSVENEELKAFFNERAFERNQFSKDLKTEMENIEDKSSQPAGLSTNFYEIWRNFRNLILMDNESGLLNEVYRLKEVSVEMYNQLLMEPNLPLSVCKLLGKQRDSIQAAMNTMKRDLTLVY; this is encoded by the coding sequence ATGAATTCAGGAAGAGTTTTTTATAAGGTTAATGAGTTGTTGGTGTTTAATAGTGGCGTTGAAAAAGTATATTTAGAGGCTTATGATTCGGTTGAAAATGAAGAGTTAAAAGCTTTTTTTAATGAACGAGCTTTTGAAAGAAATCAGTTTTCGAAGGATTTAAAAACTGAGATGGAAAACATTGAAGATAAGTCGTCACAGCCAGCTGGACTTAGTACTAATTTCTATGAGATTTGGAGAAATTTCAGAAATTTAATTTTAATGGATAATGAAAGCGGACTGCTAAATGAAGTGTACCGTTTAAAGGAAGTAAGTGTTGAAATGTATAACCAATTACTTATGGAACCGAACTTACCATTGTCGGTTTGTAAGCTTTTAGGAAAACAACGCGACAGCATTCAAGCAGCAATGAATACGATGAAACGTGATCTTACTTTAGTTTACTAA
- a CDS encoding 30S ribosomal protein S16 — protein MPVKIRLQRHGKKGKPFYWIVAADSRAKRDGKYLEKLGTYNPNTNPATIDLNVDGAVTWLQNGAQPTDTAKAILSYKGALLKNHLAGGVRKGALTEEQAEAKFQAWVEAKTAKVGAKTEGLAQADAEAKAKALEAEKAANEARIAAKAPVAEEAPAEEVEASNEEE, from the coding sequence ATGCCAGTAAAAATTAGATTACAAAGACACGGTAAAAAGGGGAAACCTTTTTATTGGATCGTAGCCGCTGATTCGCGTGCAAAAAGAGACGGTAAATACTTAGAAAAATTAGGTACTTACAATCCAAACACTAACCCTGCAACTATCGATTTAAATGTTGACGGTGCTGTAACTTGGTTACAAAATGGTGCACAACCAACCGATACTGCTAAAGCTATCTTATCTTACAAAGGAGCTTTATTAAAAAATCACTTAGCTGGTGGTGTTAGAAAAGGCGCTTTAACTGAAGAGCAAGCAGAAGCTAAATTCCAAGCATGGGTTGAAGCTAAAACTGCTAAAGTTGGTGCTAAAACTGAAGGTTTAGCTCAAGCTGACGCTGAAGCTAAAGCTAAAGCATTAGAAGCTGAGAAAGCTGCAAACGAAGCTCGTATCGCTGCTAAAGCTCCTGTTGCTGAAGAAGCTCCAGCTGAAGAAGTAGAAGCTTCAAACGAAGAAGAATAA
- a CDS encoding NifU family protein: MTSEEVRLNVEKALEEIRPFLQSDGGDISLLSIEDNDTLVKVQLQGACVGCSVNQMTLKSGVEMTIKKHVPQIERVVNIAV; the protein is encoded by the coding sequence ATGACATCAGAAGAAGTTAGACTTAATGTCGAGAAAGCGTTAGAAGAGATTCGTCCATTTTTACAAAGTGATGGAGGCGATATTTCTTTGTTATCTATTGAAGATAACGATACACTGGTAAAAGTTCAGTTGCAAGGTGCTTGTGTGGGCTGTAGTGTAAATCAAATGACTTTAAAATCGGGTGTGGAAATGACTATTAAAAAGCACGTTCCGCAGATTGAAAGAGTAGTCAATATTGCGGTTTAA
- a CDS encoding 2Fe-2S iron-sulfur cluster-binding family protein, whose translation MSDINIKITDRDGVTHDVVAPTDMAMNLMEVVRSYELAPEGTIGICGGMAMCASCQCYVLSDTELPEMSDDEEAMLSEAFDVKDNSRLGCQIQMTPEMDGLEVELAPES comes from the coding sequence ATGAGCGACATTAATATAAAAATAACAGATAGAGATGGTGTAACACATGATGTAGTAGCACCAACAGATATGGCCATGAATTTAATGGAAGTTGTCCGCAGCTACGAATTAGCTCCGGAAGGGACTATTGGAATTTGTGGTGGTATGGCTATGTGTGCCTCTTGTCAATGTTATGTACTTAGCGATACAGAATTGCCTGAAATGAGCGATGATGAGGAAGCTATGTTGTCTGAAGCTTTCGATGTTAAAGATAATAGCCGCTTAGGTTGCCAGATTCAAATGACACCGGAAATGGATGGTCTTGAAGTGGAATTAGCTCCTGAAAGTTAA
- a CDS encoding lactonase family protein translates to MKLNFTLFIIIFSTLSGYSQNINMYLGTFTDGDSEGIYKLQFDTIHGVLSNTKLIAQAESPSFLAFSPDRNYLYATCRENDGIISAFKINNNEDLELINSVDSHGGSPCHVAVNNEGTKLVVSNYGGGTMALFNINSDGSLTEALQVFKQSTDEEVSHAHSAQFIDHYLFVADLGRNSVFKYQKSDVGDGYKLKTESIVNMQPKAGPRHFTVTKDHKYFYIINELNSTVTVAKNTNNGFKLIEHISTLDDDFKGESYCADIHLSPDEQFLYGSNRGENSIVVFKRHHVTGKLKKIQNISTEGDWPRNFTIDPTGNFLLVGNRRTNNISIFSINKKTGKLKYSNSFDVPSPVCLLF, encoded by the coding sequence ATGAAACTTAACTTTACACTATTTATTATTATTTTTTCCACATTGTCTGGCTATTCGCAAAACATTAACATGTATCTTGGCACCTTTACAGATGGCGATAGCGAAGGCATTTACAAACTGCAATTCGATACTATTCACGGTGTTTTAAGCAATACAAAACTAATCGCTCAAGCCGAAAGCCCATCATTTTTAGCCTTTTCTCCCGACAGAAACTATTTGTACGCCACCTGCCGGGAAAACGACGGTATCATTTCAGCTTTTAAGATCAATAACAACGAGGATTTAGAACTTATAAACAGTGTTGACAGCCACGGCGGCAGCCCCTGTCATGTTGCCGTGAATAACGAAGGCACAAAACTTGTTGTTTCCAACTATGGCGGAGGTACCATGGCTTTGTTCAATATAAATTCAGACGGAAGTCTCACTGAAGCCTTACAGGTTTTCAAGCAAAGTACAGACGAAGAAGTATCGCATGCGCATTCTGCACAATTTATTGACCACTATTTATTTGTTGCCGACTTGGGTAGAAACTCCGTTTTTAAATATCAAAAAAGCGATGTTGGTGACGGTTACAAACTAAAGACCGAATCTATTGTAAACATGCAACCTAAAGCCGGCCCACGACATTTCACAGTAACCAAAGACCATAAGTACTTCTATATTATTAACGAATTAAACAGTACCGTAACGGTTGCCAAAAACACCAATAATGGTTTCAAATTAATTGAACACATATCAACTTTGGACGATGACTTTAAAGGAGAAAGCTACTGTGCCGATATTCACTTAAGTCCCGACGAACAATTTTTATACGGCTCAAATAGAGGAGAAAATTCCATAGTCGTTTTTAAAAGACACCATGTAACCGGCAAATTAAAAAAGATCCAAAACATTTCAACAGAGGGCGACTGGCCAAGAAATTTCACTATAGACCCAACAGGTAATTTCCTATTAGTAGGCAATAGAAGAACCAACAATATCAGCATCTTTTCAATAAATAAGAAGACCGGAAAACTTAAATATTCAAATTCGTTTGATGTACCAAGCCCCGTTTGCTTATTATTCTAA
- a CDS encoding metallophosphoesterase family protein: MFSSKKRLDNAYNKAKIINFDDDSKFILFSDCHRGDNSFADDFANNRNIYFHALKHYFAQSFQYCELGDGDELWENLSFEPIFEAHKNVYMLMKQFHEQQRLHMIWGNHDMVYRNPNYVKKHLETYFDAEAGDDKPLLNDLKYHEGIVLKHIKTGQELFLTHGHQADPWNYTFWKWSRFLVRILWKPLNVIGISDPTRPAKNHKELIKVERRTKKWITENNNRITIAGHTHRPRFPEPGDIPFFNDGSCVHPRCITGIEIENGNISLIKWLVDTNDDGVLQIVRVVLEGPRKLTDYSYK, from the coding sequence ATGTTTTCAAGTAAAAAAAGATTAGACAATGCCTATAACAAAGCTAAAATCATCAACTTCGATGATGATAGTAAGTTTATTCTTTTTAGTGACTGCCATCGAGGCGATAATAGCTTTGCCGACGACTTTGCAAATAACCGCAACATATACTTTCATGCTTTAAAACATTATTTTGCCCAAAGCTTTCAGTATTGCGAACTAGGCGACGGCGACGAACTCTGGGAAAACCTGTCTTTCGAACCTATTTTCGAAGCCCATAAAAATGTATATATGTTGATGAAGCAATTTCATGAGCAACAACGTCTGCATATGATATGGGGTAACCACGATATGGTTTACAGGAACCCGAATTATGTTAAAAAACATTTAGAGACGTATTTTGATGCCGAAGCAGGAGATGACAAACCCCTGCTTAACGATTTAAAATACCACGAAGGTATTGTTCTAAAACATATTAAAACCGGGCAGGAATTATTTTTAACTCATGGCCATCAAGCCGACCCTTGGAATTACACCTTCTGGAAATGGAGTCGGTTTTTAGTTCGCATCCTATGGAAACCACTTAATGTTATAGGTATTTCAGATCCCACCCGTCCCGCAAAAAATCACAAAGAGCTCATTAAAGTTGAACGTCGAACAAAAAAGTGGATTACAGAAAATAATAATCGTATTACTATAGCAGGACATACCCACAGACCACGATTTCCGGAACCAGGAGACATTCCATTCTTCAACGATGGCAGCTGTGTACATCCAAGATGCATTACTGGTATTGAAATTGAAAACGGTAACATCAGCCTAATAAAATGGCTTGTCGACACCAATGACGATGGTGTTCTTCAAATTGTTCGTGTTGTTCTTGAAGGGCCAAGAAAACTAACAGACTACTCTTACAAATAA
- the trmB gene encoding tRNA (guanosine(46)-N7)-methyltransferase TrmB translates to MGSKNKLRRFRENETFSNVYQPTRDELVNEEYELKGNWNQKVFKNDNPLVLELGCGKGEYSVALAQRYPDKNFIGIDIKGARFWRGAKTAVENGIPNVAFLRTQIELIEYAFGENEVDEIWITFPDPQIKYKRTKHRMTNAEFLARYKKILKEDGVVNLKTDSEFMHGYTLGLLHGAGHEVLYANHNVYKQEGSPEEVTSIQTFYESQYLEQNKAITYIRFKIK, encoded by the coding sequence GTGGGAAGCAAGAACAAACTGAGACGATTTAGAGAGAATGAAACTTTTTCGAATGTGTATCAACCAACACGTGACGAATTGGTGAATGAGGAGTATGAATTAAAGGGGAACTGGAATCAAAAAGTTTTTAAAAATGATAACCCATTGGTATTAGAGTTAGGTTGTGGAAAAGGTGAGTATTCAGTAGCTTTAGCACAACGTTATCCTGATAAAAATTTTATAGGAATCGATATTAAAGGCGCGCGTTTTTGGCGTGGTGCTAAAACGGCTGTTGAAAATGGTATTCCTAATGTTGCCTTTTTACGTACACAAATAGAACTTATAGAGTATGCTTTTGGTGAAAATGAAGTGGATGAAATCTGGATTACTTTCCCGGATCCGCAAATAAAATATAAGCGTACCAAGCACCGTATGACGAATGCTGAGTTTTTAGCACGTTATAAGAAGATATTAAAGGAAGACGGTGTAGTAAATTTAAAAACCGATAGCGAATTTATGCACGGTTACACACTAGGTTTGTTACATGGTGCAGGTCACGAAGTATTATATGCTAACCATAATGTTTACAAACAGGAAGGAAGTCCTGAGGAAGTAACCAGTATTCAAACGTTTTACGAATCACAATATTTAGAGCAAAATAAAGCAATTACCTATATTCGATTTAAAATTAAGTAG
- the rimM gene encoding ribosome maturation factor RimM (Essential for efficient processing of 16S rRNA), which translates to MKKEDCFYLGKIVKKYSFKGELLIKLDTDQPELYENLDAMFLDINHNLIPFFIEHSQLHKSDLLRVQFEDVETEEDADALVKTEVYLPLDLLPKLDGNKFYFHEIIGYTMEDKNYGTVGIVVAVNDTTAQALFEVENNGKEILIPMNDEFIVKVDRDNKIILVDTPEGLIDLYLE; encoded by the coding sequence ATGAAAAAAGAAGACTGCTTTTATTTAGGTAAAATTGTAAAAAAGTACAGTTTTAAAGGTGAATTATTAATAAAATTAGACACCGATCAACCGGAGCTTTACGAGAACTTAGATGCTATGTTCCTCGACATAAACCACAATCTAATTCCGTTTTTTATTGAACACTCACAGCTTCACAAATCCGATTTATTACGAGTACAGTTTGAAGATGTAGAAACAGAAGAAGATGCCGATGCTTTAGTTAAAACCGAAGTGTATTTACCCCTTGATTTATTGCCTAAACTGGATGGTAATAAATTCTATTTTCATGAAATTATAGGATACACCATGGAGGACAAAAATTACGGAACCGTAGGAATAGTAGTTGCAGTAAATGACACAACGGCTCAAGCTTTGTTTGAAGTAGAAAACAACGGTAAAGAAATTCTAATCCCTATGAACGACGAGTTTATTGTAAAAGTAGACCGCGACAATAAAATCATTCTTGTCGATACACCTGAAGGATTAATTGATTTATACTTAGAATAA
- a CDS encoding Mrp/NBP35 family ATP-binding protein yields the protein MKLNKKDILKALESITVPGEGQNMVESGAVTNVVVFGDEVVVDITIKNPSLQAKKRTEVDILKTIHEQVYEKAKIKVNVKVDAPEKPKANVIKGNPIPGIQNIVAVASGKGGVGKSTVTANLAVTLAKMGFKVGVLDADIYGPSIPIMFDVEAGRPLAVNVDGKSKMKPIENYGVKVLSIGFFTQPNQAVVWRGPMAAKALNQMIFDAHWGELDFLLLDLPPGTGDIHLSIMQSLPITGAVVVSTPQNVALADAKKGVAMFQQESISVPVLGIIENMAYFTPEELPNNKYYIFGQEGAKNLAEDLEVPFLGELPLVQSIREAGDVGRPAALQTATPLEKAFEKITQNVVQEVVKRNEDLPPTEAIKITTMAGCSAVKTK from the coding sequence ATGAAGCTTAATAAAAAAGACATACTTAAAGCATTAGAATCTATAACAGTACCTGGCGAAGGACAAAACATGGTTGAAAGCGGCGCAGTAACCAATGTTGTTGTTTTTGGTGATGAGGTTGTTGTAGATATCACGATAAAAAATCCGAGTTTACAAGCTAAAAAACGTACCGAGGTGGATATTTTAAAAACCATTCACGAACAGGTTTACGAAAAAGCTAAAATTAAGGTGAATGTAAAGGTTGATGCACCGGAAAAGCCTAAAGCAAATGTTATAAAAGGAAACCCTATTCCGGGAATTCAGAACATTGTAGCTGTAGCTTCTGGAAAAGGAGGAGTAGGGAAATCTACAGTAACGGCAAATTTAGCGGTAACTCTTGCTAAAATGGGCTTTAAAGTTGGGGTTTTAGATGCCGATATTTATGGGCCATCTATTCCAATTATGTTCGATGTCGAAGCAGGAAGACCTTTAGCTGTAAATGTCGATGGAAAATCGAAAATGAAGCCTATTGAAAATTACGGCGTAAAAGTATTATCTATCGGATTCTTTACACAACCTAATCAGGCGGTAGTTTGGCGAGGACCAATGGCAGCAAAAGCGTTAAATCAAATGATTTTTGATGCACATTGGGGAGAATTAGATTTCTTATTACTGGATTTACCTCCGGGAACAGGGGATATTCACCTAAGCATTATGCAGTCGTTACCAATTACGGGTGCGGTTGTAGTAAGTACGCCTCAAAATGTAGCTTTAGCCGATGCTAAAAAGGGAGTAGCTATGTTCCAACAGGAAAGCATCAGCGTTCCTGTATTAGGAATTATTGAGAATATGGCTTATTTTACACCTGAAGAGTTGCCTAATAATAAATATTATATCTTTGGTCAGGAAGGTGCTAAAAATTTAGCTGAAGATTTAGAGGTGCCGTTTTTAGGAGAATTACCATTGGTACAAAGTATTCGTGAAGCTGGTGATGTAGGTCGTCCGGCAGCGTTACAAACGGCAACACCTTTAGAAAAAGCTTTTGAAAAAATCACACAAAATGTGGTTCAGGAAGTAGTAAAGCGTAATGAAGATTTACCACCTACAGAAGCAATTAAAATAACAACGATGGCTGGATGTTCAGCAGTTAAAACTAAATAA